Proteins co-encoded in one Halorussus vallis genomic window:
- a CDS encoding NAD+ synthase: MIDLRLSESELDAHREHIVRFIRDTAESAGTDRAVLGLSGGIDSTLTAHLAVEALGAENLHGLVMPGAVSREDNMSDAEWVAQELEMSFDVFEINPIVDRFLDAYPAAEGDRMAVGNLRARSRGVMNYLVANHEGSMVLGTGNKSEALVGYFTKYGDGAVDCHPLGNLYKQQVRQLAKHVGVPDELVDKPATAGLWAGQTDEDEMGIAYDALDAVLALHVEGPLSESATLRELPEVSEEQLRRVREMVARSEHKRHVPPSPEPLE, encoded by the coding sequence ATGATAGACCTCCGACTGTCCGAATCCGAACTCGACGCTCACCGGGAACACATCGTCCGGTTCATCCGGGACACCGCCGAGTCGGCCGGCACCGACCGGGCGGTCCTGGGCCTCTCGGGCGGCATCGACAGCACGCTCACCGCCCACCTCGCCGTCGAAGCCCTGGGCGCGGAGAACCTCCACGGCCTCGTGATGCCCGGCGCGGTGAGCCGCGAGGACAACATGAGCGACGCTGAGTGGGTCGCCCAGGAGCTGGAGATGTCCTTCGACGTCTTCGAGATCAACCCCATCGTGGACCGCTTCCTCGACGCCTACCCAGCGGCGGAGGGCGACCGGATGGCGGTCGGCAACCTCCGCGCGCGTTCGCGGGGCGTCATGAACTACCTCGTCGCCAACCACGAGGGCTCGATGGTGCTGGGCACCGGCAACAAGAGCGAGGCGCTGGTGGGCTACTTCACCAAGTACGGCGACGGCGCGGTCGACTGCCACCCCCTCGGCAACCTCTACAAACAGCAGGTCCGCCAACTCGCCAAACACGTCGGCGTCCCGGACGAACTGGTCGACAAGCCCGCGACCGCGGGGCTGTGGGCCGGCCAGACCGACGAGGACGAGATGGGCATCGCCTACGACGCGCTCGACGCGGTGCTCGCACTCCACGTCGAGGGGCCGCTCTCGGAGTCGGCAACGCTTCGGGAACTTCCGGAGGTTTCCGAGGAACAGCTCCGGCGCGTCCGTGAGATGGTCGCCCGGAGCGAGCACAAGCGCCACGTGCCGCCCTCGCCGGAACCGCTAGAATAG
- a CDS encoding ABC transporter ATP-binding protein translates to MSRERSVGAGGDAGAGADADATTAQSGETTPLLEVRDLKKYFSVEDGFLDNLFGSAGKVHAVDGTSLTVEEGETLALVGESGCGKTTLGQTITKLQEPTAGTIRFKGEDITDLSSGEMRSYREDIQMIFQDPSASLNPRQTIGDILRTPMKVHGIGSSKRERTERARELLERVGLKGEHLERYPNQFSGGQQQRIGLARALTVEPDLVVADEPVSALDVSVQAQVLNRLDRLQEEFGLSIVFIAHDLSVVRHIADRVAVMYLGQIVEQAPVDELFEAPEHPYTKSLLSSVPRIDPGQRTDRIVLRGTVPSPIDPPDGCRFHTRCPAIIPPEDWPGSQAAFRRAFTFRSRLEADEMNPDAIRDRLESDGETTDAEAVADRLLEVNLPGEVEDLPGDVARSLADVALLVAEGRRDEAVDSVRDLLPSPCAGEAPRMVGDDHRAKCHRVDPEHPAGELLDDV, encoded by the coding sequence CCCCGCTGCTCGAAGTTCGGGACCTGAAGAAGTACTTCTCGGTGGAGGACGGGTTCCTCGACAATCTGTTCGGGTCGGCGGGGAAGGTCCACGCCGTCGACGGGACCAGCCTCACCGTCGAGGAGGGCGAGACGCTCGCGCTCGTCGGCGAGTCGGGATGCGGGAAGACGACGCTGGGCCAGACCATCACGAAGCTCCAGGAGCCGACGGCGGGCACGATACGGTTCAAGGGCGAGGACATCACCGACCTCTCGTCGGGCGAGATGCGGTCGTACCGCGAGGACATCCAGATGATCTTCCAGGACCCCTCGGCGTCGCTGAACCCGCGACAGACCATCGGGGACATCCTCCGCACGCCGATGAAGGTCCACGGAATCGGGTCGAGCAAGCGCGAGCGGACCGAGCGCGCCCGCGAGTTGCTCGAGCGCGTCGGCCTCAAGGGCGAACACCTCGAACGCTATCCGAACCAGTTCTCGGGCGGCCAGCAGCAGCGCATCGGACTCGCCCGGGCGCTGACCGTGGAACCGGACCTGGTGGTCGCCGACGAACCGGTGAGCGCGCTCGACGTGTCGGTCCAGGCCCAGGTGCTCAACCGCCTCGACCGCCTCCAGGAGGAGTTCGGGCTCTCCATCGTCTTCATCGCCCACGACCTGAGCGTGGTCCGCCACATCGCCGACCGCGTCGCGGTGATGTACCTCGGCCAGATAGTCGAGCAGGCGCCGGTCGACGAACTGTTCGAAGCGCCCGAGCACCCCTACACGAAGTCGCTGTTGTCGTCGGTGCCGCGCATCGACCCGGGACAGCGGACCGACCGAATCGTCCTCCGGGGCACCGTCCCGTCGCCCATCGACCCGCCCGACGGCTGTCGGTTCCACACCCGGTGTCCGGCGATCATCCCGCCCGAGGACTGGCCGGGGAGCCAGGCGGCGTTCCGGCGGGCGTTCACGTTCCGGTCGCGCCTCGAAGCCGACGAGATGAATCCCGACGCGATCCGCGACCGCCTCGAAAGCGACGGCGAGACGACCGACGCCGAGGCGGTCGCCGACCGCCTGCTCGAGGTGAACCTGCCCGGCGAGGTCGAGGACCTCCCGGGCGACGTCGCGCGGTCGCTCGCGGACGTCGCGCTCCTGGTCGCGGAGGGTCGGCGGGACGAGGCCGTCGACAGCGTCCGCGACCTCCTGCCGTCGCCCTGTGCGGGGGAGGCGCCGCGGATGGTGGGCGACGACCACCGGGCGAAGTGCCACCGCGTCGACCCAGAACATCCGGCCGGGGAACTACTCGACGATGTCTGA
- a CDS encoding CocE/NonD family hydrolase, with protein sequence MAEQSDVRRHEDVRIPVGGETVAATRYEPVDGSGASPAVLMYVPYHHQDGITYGAYDPLNRYLAAAGYEVVVADMVGTGASTGFIEEPFTRREGTEPAEIVEWLADREWTTGRIGMFGKSYGGITALDAAAQRPDALEAIVPIHTPFQGFRNAYTYGGLFEFLTIGMDWLTLMQALDAKPPSNPDAGDDAFDAWRERLDRLDDRDPWLFQFLDHEPHEAYWDDKNIPVERIDVPVLAVDGWRDPYTEDTLRYVDRIDAPTRLLLGPWRHRMPHRGRESAVDFRRQVRSWFDHFLTDAETGALDVPKVRAWTELDGGGTADGRWRGFDRWPTLGEPEDDAPTGVSSSGQSSAGASSTGPSSAEDAVSLALAPGGLSAPDAYDGESVAATCRCDPTVGLASTDPYGVAIAPLATNDDDARALTFDSEPLDRPVELTGTGAASLRVEPTTEDPTVAVRVVDVEPGGRGTVVTKGAIRGVYRDGFADPEPATPGEEHRFDVPLEPKSHVFEAGHRIRVAVESARFPDLLQSADAGPFTLLSSPDEPSTVTFPGGRLERVAFDDTVPMAPPDDALSPDPERVSGTTAWETTREHVSGEARVAKTHRQTVDLPHGTLRRESVCEASVTADDPSSASAENELRLTVENDRGTFEVAASNYVSRSLCRVDTSVRHDGELVYEGSWVR encoded by the coding sequence ATGGCTGAGCAAAGCGACGTCAGGCGGCACGAAGACGTCCGGATTCCCGTCGGCGGCGAGACGGTCGCCGCGACCCGGTACGAACCGGTCGACGGTTCGGGGGCCTCGCCGGCGGTGCTGATGTACGTTCCCTACCACCACCAGGACGGCATCACCTACGGGGCCTACGACCCACTCAACCGCTACCTCGCCGCCGCGGGCTACGAGGTCGTGGTGGCCGACATGGTCGGCACCGGCGCGTCGACCGGATTTATCGAGGAACCGTTCACGCGCCGGGAGGGGACCGAACCCGCCGAAATCGTCGAGTGGCTCGCCGACCGGGAGTGGACCACCGGCCGAATCGGGATGTTCGGCAAGTCCTACGGCGGCATCACCGCGCTCGACGCCGCCGCACAGCGCCCGGACGCCCTGGAGGCCATCGTCCCGATTCACACGCCCTTCCAGGGGTTCAGGAACGCCTACACCTACGGCGGCCTGTTCGAGTTCCTGACCATCGGGATGGACTGGCTCACCCTGATGCAGGCGCTCGACGCCAAGCCGCCGTCCAATCCCGACGCCGGGGACGACGCGTTCGACGCCTGGCGGGAGCGCCTCGACCGCCTCGACGACCGCGACCCCTGGCTCTTCCAGTTCCTCGACCACGAGCCCCACGAGGCGTACTGGGACGACAAGAACATCCCCGTCGAGCGCATCGACGTCCCGGTGCTGGCCGTCGACGGCTGGCGCGACCCCTACACCGAGGACACGCTCCGGTACGTCGACCGAATCGACGCGCCCACCAGACTACTGCTCGGACCGTGGCGCCACCGGATGCCCCACCGCGGCCGCGAGTCGGCCGTCGACTTCCGGCGGCAGGTCCGGTCGTGGTTCGACCACTTCCTGACCGACGCCGAAACCGGCGCCCTCGACGTCCCGAAAGTACGGGCCTGGACCGAACTCGACGGCGGCGGGACCGCCGACGGGCGCTGGCGAGGGTTCGACCGCTGGCCGACGCTCGGCGAACCCGAGGACGACGCGCCGACGGGCGTGTCGTCCTCGGGTCAGTCGTCGGCAGGTGCATCGTCGACAGGTCCGTCGTCGGCCGAAGACGCCGTCTCGCTCGCGCTCGCGCCGGGAGGGCTCTCGGCCCCGGACGCCTACGACGGCGAGTCGGTCGCCGCGACCTGTCGGTGCGACCCGACCGTCGGACTGGCCAGCACCGACCCCTACGGCGTCGCCATCGCGCCGCTCGCCACGAACGACGACGACGCCCGCGCCTTGACGTTCGACTCGGAACCGCTCGACCGACCGGTCGAACTGACGGGGACCGGCGCGGCGTCGCTCCGCGTCGAACCGACCACCGAAGACCCGACCGTCGCGGTCCGGGTCGTCGACGTCGAACCTGGCGGTCGAGGAACCGTCGTGACGAAGGGAGCGATACGGGGCGTCTACCGCGACGGGTTCGCCGACCCGGAGCCGGCGACCCCCGGCGAAGAGCACCGGTTCGACGTTCCGCTCGAACCGAAGTCGCACGTCTTCGAGGCGGGCCACCGGATTCGGGTCGCCGTCGAGTCGGCGCGTTTCCCCGACCTCCTCCAGTCGGCCGACGCCGGCCCGTTCACGCTCCTGTCGAGCCCCGACGAGCCATCGACCGTCACGTTCCCCGGCGGTCGCCTGGAACGGGTCGCCTTCGACGATACGGTCCCGATGGCGCCGCCGGACGACGCCCTCTCGCCCGACCCCGAGCGCGTCTCGGGGACGACCGCCTGGGAGACGACCCGGGAACACGTCTCCGGCGAGGCCAGGGTTGCGAAGACCCACCGGCAGACGGTCGACCTCCCGCACGGAACGCTGCGCCGGGAGTCGGTCTGCGAGGCGTCGGTGACGGCCGACGACCCCTCGTCGGCGTCGGCCGAGAACGAACTCCGCCTGACGGTCGAGAACGACCGCGGGACGTTCGAAGTGGCGGCCTCGAACTACGTCTCCCGGTCGCTGTGCAGGGTCGACACCTCAGTCCGTCACGACGGCGAACTCGTCTACGAGGGGTCGTGGGTCAGATGA
- a CDS encoding type IV secretory system conjugative DNA transfer family protein codes for MKQNTTYVGSKMSRYSVEEHVGVDDTDRMLHTAVTGPTGQGKTNLLLWIALQDVYKTGFTFLNPKGRVIDKLLGKLPEDRLDDIVYINPNEDRVPGINLLKPEVTDEMTQAERNHQQKIIVSSVMGMFRRLTDEWGERWPRNLRSLLSAHVALNIHHGEHNTLMDLYQCVIDTRELSDLIDRTSDTVTREQLEDLKQLSRRQREPLKRRLSDLVENETVRNIITQRDSDISFRDALADQQIILVDAQDGQIGNWAASIIGSVVLTQLWSATAARSSLPAEDRPPYHILIDEIQEFVSEADHIRRMLSQCREFNVSITAATQYLDDLDTAMQRALLNNTLTKVVFTPGASEDLNTFTTIMNGLSKDDLSNLGKYRPAVQLPAEKTLPPAKVVDTYPPWSVDPSTVEERKEKLLKQNETSTGQPILEVDLGDGANAGGKKHKELLTTAKEQLEERGFKVNLLNQGTGDDKPDGHVHLSASEIAHLEAERATLSKPAKVLRNLQRAVDHGRECIFVVEEGNARKLQQIVADPVNRHGTQFEDEQGRFSYYTGDGGESFTEIDRVADAEYRILEISEDGASLYDEADSELVDSDGPEMTDDALRNIDRTILTCIREDKDDTHKITSATGLPTHKVNYSFDKLERFGLIQVSDPVTVERVTGGQKRVFDVKPVSLTPDGENFESG; via the coding sequence GTGAAGCAGAACACGACTTACGTGGGTAGTAAGATGTCGCGATACAGCGTTGAAGAACACGTCGGCGTTGACGACACCGATCGGATGCTGCACACCGCGGTGACAGGTCCGACCGGCCAAGGTAAGACAAACCTCCTGCTGTGGATTGCGTTACAGGATGTGTATAAAACCGGGTTTACATTTCTCAACCCTAAGGGCAGAGTGATTGACAAGCTGCTTGGCAAACTCCCGGAGGATCGGCTTGACGACATCGTCTACATCAACCCGAATGAAGACCGTGTTCCCGGAATCAACCTGTTGAAGCCTGAGGTCACGGATGAGATGACCCAGGCTGAGCGGAACCACCAGCAGAAGATTATCGTCAGCAGTGTCATGGGCATGTTCCGGCGGTTGACCGACGAATGGGGTGAGCGGTGGCCCCGGAACCTGCGAAGCCTTCTCTCGGCGCACGTCGCCTTGAACATCCATCACGGCGAGCACAACACCTTGATGGATCTCTACCAGTGTGTTATCGACACTAGGGAACTCTCAGATCTCATCGATAGGACGTCCGACACGGTCACACGCGAACAACTCGAAGATTTGAAGCAGCTAAGTCGGAGACAACGAGAACCATTAAAGCGGCGGCTCTCCGATCTCGTTGAGAACGAGACGGTTAGAAACATCATCACGCAACGAGACAGCGATATCTCGTTCCGGGACGCACTCGCCGACCAACAGATCATCTTGGTCGATGCCCAAGACGGCCAGATCGGTAACTGGGCCGCCAGCATCATCGGCAGCGTCGTCCTGACACAGCTCTGGAGCGCCACCGCAGCAAGAAGCTCACTACCCGCTGAGGACCGTCCACCCTACCACATCCTGATCGACGAAATCCAGGAGTTCGTTAGTGAAGCAGACCATATCCGGCGAATGCTCTCACAGTGCCGGGAGTTCAACGTCTCAATCACCGCGGCAACACAGTACCTTGATGATCTCGACACTGCGATGCAGCGAGCACTGTTGAACAACACGTTGACAAAGGTTGTCTTCACACCTGGCGCGTCCGAGGACTTGAACACGTTTACGACGATCATGAATGGGCTCTCGAAGGACGATCTCAGCAATCTAGGGAAGTACCGGCCAGCTGTTCAACTTCCGGCAGAGAAAACACTGCCACCCGCAAAGGTGGTCGATACGTACCCGCCGTGGAGCGTCGACCCGAGCACCGTCGAGGAACGGAAAGAAAAGCTCCTCAAACAGAATGAAACTTCAACGGGTCAACCCATATTAGAAGTAGATCTAGGGGATGGAGCGAACGCCGGGGGCAAAAAACACAAGGAACTCCTCACTACGGCCAAAGAACAGCTAGAAGAACGCGGTTTTAAGGTCAATCTTCTGAACCAAGGTACGGGTGATGACAAACCGGATGGTCATGTCCACCTTTCTGCTAGTGAGATTGCGCATCTGGAAGCAGAACGTGCCACCCTCTCCAAACCGGCGAAAGTCCTCCGGAATCTGCAGCGAGCGGTCGACCACGGCCGAGAATGCATCTTCGTTGTCGAAGAAGGAAATGCGAGGAAGCTACAGCAGATTGTCGCTGATCCCGTCAACCGACACGGTACCCAGTTCGAAGACGAGCAGGGACGGTTCAGCTACTATACCGGCGACGGCGGAGAGTCCTTTACCGAGATTGATCGAGTGGCGGATGCTGAGTACCGGATCTTGGAAATTTCCGAAGATGGGGCCTCCCTCTACGATGAGGCCGATTCCGAATTAGTGGATTCTGATGGGCCCGAGATGACGGATGATGCGCTACGAAACATCGACCGAACTATTCTAACCTGTATCAGGGAAGATAAGGACGATACACACAAGATTACGTCGGCAACTGGCCTCCCGACCCACAAAGTTAACTACAGCTTTGACAAGCTCGAACGCTTCGGACTGATTCAGGTGAGCGACCCGGTGACGGTGGAGCGCGTCACGGGCGGGCAGAAACGCGTCTTCGACGTGAAACCCGTTTCACTCACGCCGGACGGCGAGAATTTTGAATCCGGTTAG
- a CDS encoding succinylglutamate desuccinylase/aspartoacylase family protein, giving the protein MKVGTAETSPGESDAGYLSVTDLPTGGADRLPVVVVDGEESGPTVWVTGAVHGDETTGMAAAQDFAAHVRGDLRRGTVVCVPVANPAGLRTNARTSYYHDDDPNRHFESVDPESARPPRVQQVVDERLYERIADTADALVDLHTSWVATYPYTIQPRVPYGENRDESAASDLSDRITALVEAFGLPVVRQFGREEIRRRSLQGTLTGAAVGRDGIPAFTPELGGRYVVEEDARRAAVAGLHNVCHSLGMVAEPMQTEASFSLPADGPLKRLVHPHADAAGIVRYRVSEGDRISAGQAVADIVSPHGTIEATVESRHDGFVLSRMEGAAVYENDPLLDLAVPDDEPLVVPED; this is encoded by the coding sequence ATGAAGGTCGGAACGGCGGAGACGAGTCCGGGCGAGTCCGACGCCGGCTACCTGTCGGTCACCGACCTTCCGACGGGCGGGGCCGATCGACTCCCGGTCGTCGTCGTCGACGGCGAGGAGTCCGGTCCGACGGTCTGGGTGACGGGCGCGGTACACGGCGACGAGACGACGGGGATGGCGGCGGCCCAGGACTTCGCGGCCCACGTTCGCGGCGACCTGCGCCGGGGCACGGTCGTCTGCGTCCCGGTTGCGAACCCGGCCGGCCTCCGGACGAACGCTCGCACCTCCTACTACCACGACGACGACCCGAACCGCCACTTCGAGAGCGTCGACCCGGAGTCGGCGCGCCCGCCGCGCGTCCAGCAGGTCGTCGACGAACGGCTCTACGAGCGCATCGCCGACACCGCCGACGCGCTCGTGGACCTCCACACGTCCTGGGTCGCGACCTACCCCTACACGATTCAGCCCCGGGTTCCGTACGGCGAGAACCGCGACGAGTCGGCGGCGAGCGACCTCAGCGACCGCATCACCGCGCTCGTCGAGGCGTTCGGGCTCCCCGTCGTCCGACAGTTCGGTCGCGAGGAGATTCGCCGCCGGTCGCTACAGGGCACCCTGACCGGCGCGGCGGTCGGTCGGGACGGCATCCCGGCGTTCACGCCCGAACTCGGCGGCCGGTACGTTGTCGAGGAGGACGCCCGTCGGGCCGCGGTCGCCGGCCTCCACAACGTGTGTCACTCGCTCGGGATGGTGGCGGAACCGATGCAGACCGAGGCGTCGTTCTCGCTCCCGGCCGACGGGCCGCTCAAGCGACTCGTCCACCCGCACGCCGACGCCGCCGGAATCGTTCGCTACCGGGTGTCCGAGGGCGACCGAATCTCGGCCGGCCAGGCGGTCGCGGACATCGTCTCTCCGCATGGGACGATCGAGGCCACCGTCGAGAGCCGCCACGACGGGTTCGTGCTCAGTCGGATGGAGGGCGCCGCCGTGTACGAGAACGACCCGCTCCTGGACCTCGCTGTCCCCGACGACGAGCCGCTTGTCGTCCCCGAGGACTGA
- a CDS encoding enoyl-CoA hydratase/isomerase family protein: MIRVDDCGADGGGAGDGSDGGEDLRIVTLARPDRRNALTVEGLDALERAITETDASVVYLRGEGPAFCAGADLDVVSGLDREAAEAFAEQGQRVANSIESADSVVVAGVDGAARGGGVELALACDLRVATPEATFAEPGVKLGLFGAWGGTVRLPRVLGEGEALDLALSGRTVDAEEALRMGLVSRVTDDPRAVADELAENDPETLRVVKSRMRDRSGASEQEAREAEAFGRLVERHANAIAEERGE, from the coding sequence ATGATACGAGTCGACGACTGCGGCGCCGACGGCGGCGGAGCGGGCGACGGTAGCGACGGCGGTGAGGACTTGCGCATCGTCACGCTCGCACGACCCGACCGACGCAACGCGCTCACGGTCGAGGGACTCGACGCGCTCGAACGTGCGATTACCGAAACCGACGCGTCGGTCGTCTACCTGCGCGGGGAGGGGCCGGCCTTCTGCGCCGGCGCGGATTTAGACGTGGTCTCGGGCCTCGACCGCGAGGCGGCCGAGGCGTTCGCCGAGCAGGGCCAGCGCGTCGCGAACAGCATCGAGAGCGCCGACAGCGTCGTGGTCGCGGGCGTCGACGGCGCGGCACGCGGCGGCGGGGTCGAACTCGCGCTGGCCTGCGACCTTCGGGTCGCCACGCCCGAGGCGACCTTCGCGGAACCGGGCGTGAAACTCGGCCTGTTCGGCGCGTGGGGCGGGACCGTCCGCCTGCCGCGGGTGCTCGGCGAGGGCGAGGCGCTGGACTTAGCGCTCTCCGGACGCACCGTCGACGCCGAGGAGGCGCTCCGGATGGGACTCGTCTCGCGCGTGACCGACGACCCGCGGGCGGTGGCCGACGAACTCGCCGAGAACGACCCGGAGACGCTCCGGGTCGTGAAGAGCAGGATGCGCGACCGAAGTGGTGCGAGCGAGCAGGAAGCGAGGGAGGCCGAGGCGTTCGGGAGACTGGTGGAACGCCACGCGAACGCGATTGCGGAGGAGCGCGGGGAGTAG
- a CDS encoding tyrosine-type recombinase/integrase: MHSRDQIEDIVVIPESTEHYLNQRQLEDYRDHRVQLIKWLCHLGKDPEKAEGYAYDTARQRAYKTDRFLRWLWDHEDGYTLHATTDHADTYTKELVYEDHSETYKAGIQKAIKTLFKYLNHEKGRGIDWEPEIKFTNGGSQTHQVRDFLTEDERRKIKQAVLKHGSIPHYNSVEPRERDQWKAYLAQRFEKPKDKVTKDDWKKANGWKYTSIVYASMDAGFRPKEVGRAKTSWLDLENNLFRIPKEESTKNHENWHVAMSDRTANILRKWLSERENYSKYRDTDALWLTRYSNPYGSEALNRLLQKLCEKAGIPTKNRDISWYSIRHSVGTQMSRDQGPAAVQQQLRQRSKEMAVRYDQAPVEDRQETVNKWD; the protein is encoded by the coding sequence GTGCATAGTCGTGACCAAATCGAAGACATCGTTGTCATCCCTGAATCTACGGAACACTACTTAAACCAGAGACAGCTGGAGGACTATCGTGATCATCGTGTCCAGCTCATCAAGTGGCTGTGCCATCTGGGTAAAGATCCGGAGAAAGCCGAGGGGTACGCCTATGATACAGCCCGGCAACGCGCATACAAGACCGACCGGTTCCTTCGCTGGCTCTGGGACCATGAAGACGGGTACACATTACACGCAACAACCGACCACGCAGACACCTACACCAAAGAACTGGTGTACGAAGATCACTCGGAGACCTACAAAGCAGGCATCCAGAAGGCCATCAAAACCCTGTTCAAATACCTGAACCACGAGAAGGGTCGGGGGATCGACTGGGAACCAGAAATCAAGTTCACCAACGGCGGCTCACAGACACACCAAGTCAGAGACTTCCTCACCGAGGATGAACGACGGAAGATCAAACAAGCCGTCCTCAAACACGGCTCGATACCCCACTACAACAGCGTCGAACCACGAGAACGCGACCAATGGAAGGCCTACCTCGCACAACGCTTCGAGAAACCCAAAGACAAGGTAACCAAAGACGACTGGAAGAAAGCGAACGGCTGGAAGTACACCTCAATAGTCTACGCCTCGATGGACGCCGGGTTCCGACCGAAGGAAGTCGGCCGCGCAAAGACGAGTTGGCTCGACCTCGAAAACAACCTCTTCCGAATCCCGAAAGAGGAGTCAACCAAGAACCACGAGAACTGGCACGTCGCAATGAGCGACCGAACCGCCAACATACTACGGAAATGGCTGTCCGAACGCGAAAACTACAGCAAATACCGCGATACGGACGCACTCTGGTTAACCCGGTACAGCAACCCCTACGGCTCAGAAGCACTCAACCGACTACTCCAGAAACTCTGCGAAAAAGCAGGAATCCCAACGAAAAACAGGGACATCTCCTGGTACAGCATTCGGCACAGCGTCGGAACACAGATGAGCCGGGACCAAGGACCCGCCGCAGTCCAACAACAACTCCGGCAACGCTCCAAGGAGATGGCGGTCCGATACGACCAAGCACCAGTCGAAGACCGACAAGAAACCGTAAACAAATGGGATTAG
- a CDS encoding DUF7114 family protein: MEAAVRAREAGREAVRDVTPKPLRDRIHALLDESSMLPGVLTLSSARVADGEGTRSDGVANRAAGVQLIYEGLRLTRSLAVDAPWDREPPYDDANLGILAADAMVARGFYLLARTEAADKAVETVKSFGRDRTDAQAGRDAPARALEADVFELAIVAGATAVDREPPEVLLSYAADLAADDDPDPPEEVSEAVTEAMTDFSPRTSLGRGPRPSATDP; encoded by the coding sequence ATGGAAGCGGCCGTCCGGGCACGCGAAGCGGGACGAGAGGCGGTGCGGGACGTCACGCCGAAACCGCTGCGCGACCGAATACACGCGTTGTTGGACGAATCGTCGATGTTACCCGGCGTCTTGACGCTGTCGTCCGCGCGCGTCGCCGACGGCGAGGGGACACGGAGCGACGGCGTGGCGAACCGCGCCGCGGGAGTACAGCTTATCTACGAGGGACTGCGACTCACCCGGTCGCTCGCCGTCGACGCGCCGTGGGACCGCGAACCCCCCTACGACGACGCGAATCTCGGCATCCTGGCGGCCGACGCGATGGTCGCCCGCGGCTTCTACCTGCTGGCTCGGACCGAAGCGGCCGACAAGGCCGTCGAAACCGTCAAATCGTTCGGCCGGGACCGGACCGACGCGCAGGCGGGCCGCGACGCGCCCGCTCGCGCGCTCGAAGCCGACGTGTTCGAACTCGCGATCGTGGCGGGCGCGACCGCGGTCGACCGCGAACCGCCGGAGGTCCTGCTGTCCTACGCCGCCGACCTCGCGGCCGACGACGACCCCGACCCGCCCGAGGAGGTTTCGGAGGCCGTCACCGAGGCGATGACCGATTTCTCGCCGCGGACCTCGCTCGGCCGCGGACCGCGGCCGTCGGCGACCGACCCCTGA